The DNA region GGTCCTTTGACAGATTTGCCTGATTGGTCATTTGCaggtattcttttttttagaaatagtATTTTCACAGATACTTGTTTTAATTTTGCCGTCTGTGTTAATTTATTATTGTTTGTGTATCTGGACAGATGGAAGGCCGGCGCCTCCAATGAAAGGACACCTCAGAAGAAGACAAGAGAAGGAAGTTTTAGCTGTGAGAATAAACACCGTTCGCTCTTTTAATGGCTTTCATCTCaatgctttgtttgtttgagattaagcctttacccccccccccccccccccccccccaaacagaggCGCATTGTGATGCTGAGTACGGAGATGGACAGAGGAATCGAGGCGTGGCAGGAAAAATGTAAGGAGGCCCAAAGTACGGAGGTACAGAAAATCCCTTTTACTCAAACCTAAAGGGAAGCTACTGATGAAGAAGAAATCACAAAGCTAGAAACCAGATTAGCAATAATAGTGATGCTGCAATGTCCTAATGTTCAATAACATGTTGACTGTCAGCCTGTTGAGTATAAGTACGATGATTTCTTCTGCTTTAATGTGGATGTTTTTCCACTA from Brachionichthys hirsutus isolate HB-005 chromosome 23, CSIRO-AGI_Bhir_v1, whole genome shotgun sequence includes:
- the mrpl52 gene encoding large ribosomal subunit protein mL52, encoding MAAPVRTLCCSAFRLSTRKFGTTCGAQAGEKWRKEHGLAQSGTEFGPLTDLPDWSFADGRPAPPMKGHLRRRQEKEVLARRIVMLSTEMDRGIEAWQEKCKEAQSTEVQKIPFTQT